A genomic stretch from Deltaproteobacteria bacterium includes:
- a CDS encoding peptidoglycan-binding protein, which produces MHKNILFALGVLLCAGCVSTGLKGKSAYDPTRDVSPIQSEEKFKTAVLQNKDVPFDSAMAMAAITHLIRGETPRISRLSIAPGLDLTEPGIPLENFDLVGLTILDRVEVETIKKKEWNTRTMAVLTFGAGPFRALVLAEAFCTVTSKEVYLAKASVRSLSPAQPRVAAWFVPKKSFLAAVASAGPLTAWDLMIVANSMAVRVSPRLPAARGEFLAVALVLDRLEPGDTVQGGLSSSPMPDKRWTTRATVNSGVGFPVAIVEVGCPLNVPSEELFMHVAWSPKDKTRTNGVDVPIGRFSTCGTVFNTGAGSTETGSGTLESGLRFLDPKNKSDARLIQSRLAELGFYSAAVDGIFGQGSRRALAQFKKSNGLQDNANWDLHTQRALFAGTGQ; this is translated from the coding sequence ATGCACAAAAACATACTTTTTGCCCTCGGCGTGCTCCTCTGTGCCGGCTGCGTGAGCACTGGCCTCAAAGGAAAATCGGCATACGATCCAACTCGTGATGTCTCGCCCATCCAGAGCGAGGAAAAATTCAAGACGGCAGTGTTGCAAAACAAGGATGTTCCCTTTGACTCGGCCATGGCCATGGCCGCCATCACTCATCTGATCCGAGGCGAAACACCACGAATAAGCCGACTAAGCATTGCGCCGGGCCTTGATCTCACGGAGCCGGGGATCCCCCTGGAGAACTTTGATCTTGTTGGACTGACGATTCTGGATCGCGTTGAAGTGGAAACCATCAAGAAAAAGGAATGGAATACCCGGACCATGGCCGTGCTGACCTTTGGAGCCGGCCCATTTCGGGCCTTGGTTCTCGCGGAAGCGTTCTGCACGGTGACCAGCAAGGAGGTTTACCTTGCCAAGGCCTCCGTCCGATCGCTGTCTCCGGCCCAGCCTCGGGTCGCGGCATGGTTTGTCCCGAAAAAATCCTTCCTGGCGGCTGTCGCTTCCGCCGGACCCTTGACCGCGTGGGATCTGATGATCGTGGCAAATTCCATGGCCGTCCGGGTCTCCCCACGCCTGCCTGCGGCGCGGGGTGAATTCCTGGCGGTTGCCCTCGTGCTTGACCGGCTGGAGCCCGGTGACACCGTCCAAGGCGGATTGTCGTCAAGTCCGATGCCGGACAAAAGATGGACAACCCGCGCGACCGTTAACTCCGGAGTGGGATTCCCCGTGGCGATCGTCGAGGTGGGCTGTCCCCTGAATGTCCCCTCGGAAGAACTCTTCATGCACGTGGCGTGGTCTCCGAAAGACAAAACCAGAACCAATGGCGTGGACGTCCCCATTGGCAGGTTCTCGACATGCGGCACGGTTTTCAATACCGGCGCCGGGTCCACGGAAACAGGGTCCGGAACCCTCGAATCCGGCCTGCGCTTTCTCGATCCGAAAAATAAAAGCGACGCCAGACTCATCCAATCCCGTCTGGCGGAGCTTGGGTTTTATTCCGCGGCCGTGGACGGAATTTTCGGCCAAGGCTCACGAAGAGCCCTGGCCCAATTCAAAAAAAGCAATGGATTGCAGGACAATGCGAACTGGGACCTGCACACCCAGCGAGCCCTTTTCGCCGGCACGGGGCAATGA
- the cobJ gene encoding precorrin-3B C(17)-methyltransferase, with product MRSSSPDQDPRHPADRAQDHCRPGDGGRGPGRLTVIGLGPGSADLLAPQALATLHAAGAVVGYTRYLDLVDPALLAGKTIFASGMQKEMDRAAKAVGFALGGLDTVVVSSGDSGIYGMAGLVLEYLERHALHDRVDLNVVPGIPALCAAAALLGAPLMHDFASISLSDLLTPLPLIMKRVRAAVEADFVLVLYNPKSRKRASYLAEVLAIATEKRGPDTPVGFVRAAFRPDQEVRVATLGTCEPDWADMLTTVVIGNSASRLVGDKILTPRGYFEKYGK from the coding sequence ATGCGAAGCAGCAGCCCTGACCAAGACCCACGGCACCCGGCTGATCGTGCCCAAGACCATTGTCGGCCCGGTGACGGTGGCCGTGGCCCTGGCCGACTGACCGTCATCGGCCTTGGTCCGGGCAGCGCCGACCTACTGGCGCCCCAAGCCCTGGCCACGCTGCACGCGGCCGGAGCCGTGGTCGGCTATACCCGCTACCTGGACTTGGTGGACCCGGCGCTTCTGGCCGGCAAAACGATTTTTGCCAGTGGCATGCAAAAAGAAATGGATCGCGCCGCCAAGGCCGTGGGCTTCGCCCTGGGCGGCCTGGACACGGTCGTGGTGTCCTCGGGCGACAGCGGTATCTATGGCATGGCCGGACTGGTTCTGGAATATCTGGAGCGCCACGCCCTGCACGACCGCGTCGATCTGAACGTGGTCCCCGGCATCCCGGCCCTGTGCGCGGCGGCAGCCCTCCTGGGCGCCCCCCTCATGCACGATTTCGCGTCCATTTCCCTGTCCGACCTGCTGACTCCGCTGCCCCTGATCATGAAACGGGTCCGGGCCGCCGTGGAAGCGGATTTCGTCTTGGTCCTCTACAACCCCAAATCCCGCAAACGCGCTTCCTATCTGGCCGAAGTCCTGGCCATCGCGACCGAAAAACGGGGGCCGGACACGCCCGTGGGTTTTGTCCGCGCGGCCTTCCGACCGGATCAGGAAGTGCGCGTCGCCACCCTCGGGACCTGCGAGCCGGACTGGGCCGACATGCTGACCACTGTTGTCATCGGCAACAGCGCCAGCCGCCTGGTTGGAGACAAAATCCTCACACCGCGCGGATATTTCGAAAAATACGGAAAATAA